The genomic stretch CTCGGCGCGCAGTCCACGTTCGTCTTCCCGGACGTCGCGCTCGACGGCACCGACCCCGGCGCATTCCCGGGCCAGCCCGGCGCGCAGGGTGACGACCATGACTTTGACATCCTCGCCAACGTCGGCGGTGGCTTCCGCTTCGCGTTCCGCGCGCCGGTGACGGCTGTGGAGATCCAGGGCCTGGAGTGCCCGGCCGAGCTCGAGACGGGTGAGACCGGCTCGTTCATGGTGATGACCAACGACGACGCCACGATGCCCGTCACCTCGACGTGGCAGTGGGGCGACGGTGCCGCTGGCTCCGGCATGACCACCTCGCACTCGTTCTCGGCCCCGGGCACCTACACGGTGACCTCGATGGTGATGAACGACGGGGGCACGGACTCCGAGTCCTGCCTCGTGACCGTCGTCGCGCCGCCGGTCCCGCCGCCGTCGCTCGCCGGTTGCCGCGCCACCCCGTCGTCGATCAACGCCGGCGACCAGGTGACGATCAACGCGACCGCCACCGGCGCCACGTCGCTCACGATCGACTTCGGTGACGGCACGACGGCGTCCTCGCTGCCGGCCCGCCACGCGTACGCCAACACGGGCTCGTACACGGTCACCATCACGGCGACCAACGAGTCGGGCACGGACACGTGCACGATCCCCGTCACGGTGGGCGACTCGTACTGCGCCAGCATCACGGAGCTCAACCCGGTCTTCTTCGGGTACGGTGCCACGACGCTCGCCGCCGAGGCCACGAGCCGTCTCGAGGAGAACATCGAGATCCTGCGCCGCTGCCCGGACATCTGCGTGACCATCAACGCCTACTCGGACGGTGCCGAGCCGGGTGACGCGCTGCGCATCTCGCAGGCTCGCGCCGACGCGGTGCTGCAGTACTACGTCTCGCAGGGCATCAGCCGGGACCGTCTCCGCGCCATCGGCCGCGGCGTCGATCCGGCGGCGAACTCGAAGGAGGATCCGGGCCCGGGCGACAGCCGCGCCCGCCGCGCCGACTCGATCCCGTCGTCCTGCGCCGGGTTCTAGGGTCTGCGTGAGCGACCGGGATTCGTCCCGGTCCTAACGCCCCGGGGGGCGGTCCGCAATGGTGCGGGCCGCCCCCTTTTTCGTGGCACAGATTCCGGTTTCCGAGTTGTTTACCGGATCGAGATGGAATCCCCTCCTGCCCGTCTTTTCGCCTGAAGCTGGCGCACCCCAACGGTGCCAGGTTTTTGGTGTCGCCCGACGACGAACGCCTGCCTCGGGCACCGCCGGCAACGGCTACCCCTTCTTCCTCCGGACCAATGACTCGTTACCTCTCCCTTCTGGCGCTGGCCATCCTGACCGCGACTGCGGCCCTGGCCCAGCCCGTCTACAACGGCCTCGACGACCCGTACTACAACGACGACGCCTACGACGAATCGCCGGGCGTCCGCATCGGCCTCGGCCTGGGCGCCTACGTCTATGACGGCCCCGACCTGCTGGTCGGCTCGTCCGCGTTCCAGAGCGACGTGATCTCGACCAACCTGGGCGTTACGGCCGAAGTGACGTTCCCGCTTGCGGGTCAGCTCTACGGCCGCCTCCAGGGCGGGTTGCTCAACATCGGCGCGGAAGACTCTCGCGCGGATGTGACCAACCCCGCGGGAACGCCCGACGCGCGCTACAACCCGTTCCTGACGAGCCAGACTTTCCTCGCGGAGGCAGACCTCCTCTACTACCTGACGCGCCCGCACACGGGGGCCCTCTCTCCCTACGTGTTCTCTGGCCTGAGCGGTCTCTTCGCCACGGGCGACGCCGCACCGGGCGTCGAGACGACGTCGCTGGCCATCCCGGTCGGCCTGGGCGTCGAGTACGGTGTGTCGCGCAACCTGTCGCTCTTCGCCGAGGGCAGCTACCGCTTCGGCATCACCGAGGTGGGCGGGCCGCTGGCGCAGGCCTTCGCCAGCGCGTCGATGTCGGACGACGTCTGCGACAAGAAGAGCTCCGCGTATGACGAGGAGGCCTGCCGCAACAAGGGTGGCACG from Rubrivirga sp. SAORIC476 encodes the following:
- a CDS encoding PKD domain-containing protein, giving the protein MSRLSSLRLPHLQTLLIWAVAMLIGTAAQAQIIRPSESIYVLLRGSVAGYYGDLDGDPNTTSISEGFDDPGFGVGGEVGYLFNDNLSLGVGLVYQDLPALNNRSTNIQGGEAYQFQALLRYLPFPALKVSPFVELGGALVSGQGTENERNLPGTDDVLGFGPVVGAGVDVALTPRFGLFLGAQSTFVFPDVALDGTDPGAFPGQPGAQGDDHDFDILANVGGGFRFAFRAPVTAVEIQGLECPAELETGETGSFMVMTNDDATMPVTSTWQWGDGAAGSGMTTSHSFSAPGTYTVTSMVMNDGGTDSESCLVTVVAPPVPPPSLAGCRATPSSINAGDQVTINATATGATSLTIDFGDGTTASSLPARHAYANTGSYTVTITATNESGTDTCTIPVTVGDSYCASITELNPVFFGYGATTLAAEATSRLEENIEILRRCPDICVTINAYSDGAEPGDALRISQARADAVLQYYVSQGISRDRLRAIGRGVDPAANSKEDPGPGDSRARRADSIPSSCAGF
- a CDS encoding OmpA family protein codes for the protein MTRYLSLLALAILTATAALAQPVYNGLDDPYYNDDAYDESPGVRIGLGLGAYVYDGPDLLVGSSAFQSDVISTNLGVTAEVTFPLAGQLYGRLQGGLLNIGAEDSRADVTNPAGTPDARYNPFLTSQTFLAEADLLYYLTRPHTGALSPYVFSGLSGLFATGDAAPGVETTSLAIPVGLGVEYGVSRNLSLFAEGSYRFGITEVGGPLAQAFASASMSDDVCDKKSSAYDEEACRNKGGTPIPTCDEDPTQDRCPVTRPDGDSNFDTRFNSGLILGGLRLGFGGGPAPVAYIPPPVVPETPYTPPPPPVVETPMVCDLVELNSIYFDYGTGTLDRRARTLLDENVELLLSNSACCVFIDGYTDTPEGNSFGMGLAGRRAQAVYDYYLSQGVGASRLQIRNRGVAAPDCDKEDPGPGCERNRRVESLPVDCERFRFLLENPSYDPY